Proteins from one Camelina sativa cultivar DH55 chromosome 8, Cs, whole genome shotgun sequence genomic window:
- the LOC104709552 gene encoding zinc finger BED domain-containing protein RICESLEEPER 2-like, translated as MDLETEHLIARLNAQSDYMDMNEEDCDIDVEIDGNEEEETEMLHGTDQSETQSTTQATQNAPWKRKLTSKVWKDIVLVGVEDDGKERGKCIHCGTKLVINTKTHGTKSLIRHLEKCPKKPKNEDRPPYDHQINREMTSEIIIYHDLPFRYLEYEKLRARDKYLNPECQPICRQTAAADVYRKYEMEKVKLKEVLANQRARVCFTSDLWTAQGKVMSYICLTAHYIDENWHLNRKILQFCELKSPHTGEEISNKILECLKEWGLEKKVFSITLDNATNNNSMLNILKGQLQMISVKKGLDLAKDVLHNIRESVIYVKASSKRRDAFAACVERVKIKSGAGLSQDVPTRWNSTYEMLVRALKFKEAFVSLKWFDSNYKTLPSDDEWNRGEKICELLKPFSDITTHFSGSKYPTSNVYFTQVWRIELLLRKFASCDDEDVAKLAQDMQIMFTKYWEDYSLILAMGAVLDPRMKLQMLEVAYERVDPTTSASKIKKLKDNLEMLYEDYKAKSRTCSSSISVTPNPHDWVNESPLDDDYDNVRMLLLLFMLLVLLMLLMLLMLLLLFMLLVLLLFCRIFLSLKKASELE; from the exons ATGGACTTAGAAACTGAACATTTGATAGCAAGGCTTAATGCTCAAAGTGATTATATGGATATGAATGAAGAAGATTGTGATATAGATGTAGAAATTGATGGGAATGAGGAGGAAGAGACAGAAATGCTCCACGGAACAGATCAAAGTGAAACTCAATCAACAACTCAAGCAACTCAAAATGCTCCATGGAAGAGAAAGTTAACTTCAAAGGTGTGGAAAGATATTGTGTTAGTTGGGGTTGAAGATGATGGCAAAGAAAGAGGCAAATGCATCCACTGTGGAACCAAGTTGGTGATCAATACTAAAACACATGGGACTAAGAGCTTGATTCGTCATTTGGAGAAGTGtccaaagaaaccaaagaatgaAGATAGGCCTCCATATGATCATCAGATTAACCGTGAGATGACAAGTGAGATCATAATTTACCATGATTTGCCATTTCGCTATCTTGAGTATGAGAAACTTAGAGCAAGAGACAAGTATCTCAATCCCGAGTGTCAACCAATTTGTAGACAGACTGCTGCAGCGGATGTGTATAGGAAGTATGAGATGGAAAAGGTCAAGCTGAAAGAAGTACTTGCAAACCAGCGTGCGCGTGTCTGTTTCACTTCAGACTTATGGACAGCTCAAGGTAAAGTTATGAGTTATATTTGTTTGACAGCCCACTACATTGATGAAAACTGGCACTTGAATAGGAAGATTTTGCAATTCTGTGAACTTAAATCTCCTCACACTGGTGAAGAAATCTCTAACAAGATTCTGGAATGTTTGAAAGAATGGGGATTGGAGAAAAAGGTATTTTCTATTACCTTAGATAatgcaacaaacaacaatagtaTGTTGAACATTCTCAAGGGTCAACTTCAAATGATTAGTG TGAAGAAAGGTTTAGATCTAGCAAAAGATGTTCTGCACAACATCAGAGAGAGTGTGATATATGTTAAAGCATCTTCAAAGAGGAGAGACGCTTTTGCTGCATGTGTTGAGAGAGTAAAGATTAAGAGTGGAGCAGGGTTATCACAGGATGTTCCTACCAGATGGAACTCCACATATGAGATGCTTGTAAGAGCTTTGAAGTTTAAGGAAGCATTTGTCAGCTTGAAGTGGTTTGACAGCAACTACAAGACTTTGCCTTCTGATGATGAATGGAATCGTGGAGAGAAAATCTGTGAGTTGTTGAAGCCGTTTAGTGATATCACGACACACTTTTCAGGTTCTAAGTATCCTACTTCTAATGTCTATTTTACACAAGTGTGGAGAATTGAACTGTTGCTGAGGAAATTTGCAtcttgtgatgatgaagatgtggcAAAACTGGCTCAGGATATGCAGATTATGTTTACCAAGTATTGGGAGGATTATAGTCTTATTTTGGCAATGGGAGCTGTTTTAGACCCAAGAATGAAACTGCAAATGCTTGAAGTAGCTTATGAAAGAGTTGATCCAACTACTTCTGCATCGAAAATCAAAAAGCTTAAAGACAATTTGGAGATGCTCTATGAAGATTATAAGGCTAAGTCTAGGACTTGTTCTTCAAGTATTTCTGTAACTCCAAATCCGCATGATTGGGTCAATGAATCTccacttgatgatgattatgacaATGTAAGAatgttgcttttgttgtttatgttgctTGTGTTGCTTATGTTGCTTATGTTGCTTatgttgcttttgttgtttatgttgctTGTGTTGCTTCTTTTCTGTAGGATCTTTTTGAGCTTGAAAAAAGCATCAGAGTTGGAGTAG